The proteins below come from a single Cloacibacillus sp. genomic window:
- a CDS encoding MATE family efflux transporter, producing MDLKKLFSGIFTSGAQSLTEGSIPLLLTRFAIPYMVANLLQALYGAADMIIVGQFTDAAGLSAVSIGSQFIFMINSIVIGLSMGGTIMIGRFFGAGEEHEIEDTIGTMLSLFVILSVVITALLLVMIDPIVNLLGTPAEAFEQTKGYIFINAAGITTMFAYNALAAIFRGFGDSTSPLIFVAVACIANVVGDLVLVGPLGWGAPGAALATVCAQGLSAVLAVIYARRADYRFDFRLKSLRIKWQKLVNLLRIGLPMAVQFSLTGISFIFIMATVSKMGGVAASAAIGITSKLNGFTMLPPMSFSAAIAAMVAQNMGAGKPKRARSTMYSGLSISLCFGVFTFIGLFFFPQSIIRIFTPDPALIAATALYLKSFSSDCILVCFVFCLNGFFNGCGKTAFTMANNIFSAFAVRVPATWILSGIEGASLFSVGFAAPLASLQTIAFSLWYLRGGRWKRGR from the coding sequence ATGGACTTAAAAAAACTTTTTTCCGGTATATTTACCTCCGGCGCGCAGTCGCTCACCGAGGGCAGCATACCTCTCCTGCTGACACGCTTTGCGATCCCATACATGGTGGCGAACCTCCTGCAGGCGCTATACGGCGCGGCGGACATGATCATCGTCGGACAGTTCACAGACGCCGCCGGCCTCTCGGCAGTCTCGATCGGCAGCCAGTTCATCTTCATGATAAACAGCATCGTCATCGGCCTCTCCATGGGCGGCACCATTATGATCGGCCGCTTCTTCGGCGCTGGCGAGGAACACGAGATAGAGGACACCATCGGCACCATGCTCTCCCTCTTCGTCATCCTCAGCGTCGTCATCACGGCGCTGCTACTCGTGATGATCGATCCGATCGTCAACCTGCTCGGGACCCCCGCGGAGGCCTTTGAACAGACAAAAGGTTACATATTCATCAACGCCGCCGGAATCACGACAATGTTCGCCTACAACGCGCTGGCGGCCATCTTCCGCGGCTTCGGCGATTCCACCTCGCCGCTCATCTTCGTCGCCGTCGCCTGCATCGCGAACGTCGTCGGCGACCTAGTGCTCGTCGGCCCTCTGGGCTGGGGAGCTCCGGGGGCCGCCTTAGCCACCGTCTGCGCCCAGGGACTCTCCGCCGTCCTCGCCGTAATATACGCGCGCCGCGCCGACTATCGCTTCGACTTCCGCCTCAAAAGCCTCAGGATCAAATGGCAGAAACTTGTGAACCTGCTGCGCATCGGCCTTCCGATGGCCGTCCAGTTCTCCCTGACCGGCATCTCCTTCATCTTCATCATGGCGACGGTCAGCAAGATGGGAGGCGTCGCCGCCTCCGCGGCGATCGGCATCACCAGCAAACTCAACGGCTTCACGATGCTGCCGCCGATGTCCTTCTCCGCGGCGATCGCCGCGATGGTCGCGCAGAACATGGGAGCGGGGAAGCCAAAACGCGCGCGCTCAACGATGTATTCGGGACTCTCGATCTCCTTATGCTTCGGAGTCTTCACATTTATCGGGCTCTTCTTCTTCCCGCAGAGCATCATCAGGATATTCACTCCCGATCCGGCGCTGATCGCCGCGACGGCGCTCTACCTCAAATCATTCAGCTCCGACTGCATCCTCGTCTGCTTCGTCTTCTGCCTCAACGGCTTCTTTAACGGCTGCGGCAAGACAGCCTTTACAATGGCGAACAACATCTTCTCCGCCTTCGCCGTGCGCGTCCCCGCAACCTGGATACTGAGCGGCATCGAGGGAGCGAGCCTCTTCTCCGTCGGCTTCGCCGCGCCGCTCGCCTCGCTCCAGACGATCGCCTTCAGCCTCTGGTACCTGCGCGGCGGAAGGTGGAAAAGAGGCAGATAG